From the Flavimarina sp. Hel_I_48 genome, one window contains:
- the ftsZ gene encoding cell division protein FtsZ — protein MSNTDFENISFDLPKNQSNVIKVIGVGGGGSNAINHMFQAGIKGVDFVVCNTDAQALENSPVPIKIQLGVSLTEGLGAGANPEVGEKAAIESTEEIKQMLGVSTKMIFITAGMGGGTGTGAAPVIAKMAKEMDVLTVGIVTIPFQFEGKTRNEQAQLGVEKLRSHVDSLIVINNNKLREVYGNLGFKAGFSKADEVLATASRGIAEVITHHYTQNIDLRDAKTVLSNSGTAIMGSAHASGGTRATDAIMKALDSPLLNDNKIRGSKNVLLLIVSGEEEITIDEIGEINDHIQDEAGHSANIIMGVGEDESLGDAISVTIIATGFNVEQQNEIVNTETKKIIHTLEDEQKAQHELSPKKLGGSINFPATSKKDDEKKEDKIVKHTLDDAVDPMEIMMPSPKKEEPRELKKPDFIATTSVIRDIMVEYEEVFAPQVQELFMEEEDDDDFEIVSIDAPAQEEEVMDMFEEEEEQFTLSFDMPLNDNANEAGEREDEAEIVYDLADDDLRNIEVKNPIEIISMTEVDREGEKRYSLDDYMDFEEQMNNAKPKATAREEEPMVFEKKTIAPQKEEDTEEDKDEDPMNSPISKLMSERAAERRRMLKEFNYKFSNNHTRIDEIERQPAYKRMGVNLDDKPSGHSNISRTSLSSDEDGIKLRSNNSFLHDNVD, from the coding sequence ATGAGCAATACAGATTTTGAGAACATTTCGTTTGATCTACCCAAAAACCAAAGCAATGTCATTAAGGTGATAGGCGTAGGCGGCGGGGGCAGCAATGCCATTAACCATATGTTTCAGGCCGGTATCAAAGGTGTAGACTTCGTGGTCTGCAACACAGATGCACAGGCCTTAGAAAATAGTCCGGTACCCATAAAAATTCAGTTGGGCGTAAGTCTTACGGAAGGTCTGGGTGCAGGGGCAAATCCAGAAGTAGGGGAAAAAGCAGCCATAGAAAGTACAGAAGAGATCAAGCAAATGCTTGGTGTAAGTACAAAAATGATATTTATTACCGCTGGTATGGGTGGCGGTACGGGTACAGGAGCCGCTCCGGTTATTGCAAAAATGGCCAAAGAGATGGACGTCCTGACGGTGGGTATCGTTACCATTCCTTTTCAGTTTGAGGGAAAAACACGTAACGAGCAGGCACAGTTGGGTGTTGAAAAATTGCGTTCGCATGTAGATTCCCTTATTGTGATCAACAACAATAAATTGCGGGAAGTTTATGGTAATCTTGGCTTTAAGGCAGGTTTTAGCAAGGCAGATGAAGTACTTGCCACTGCTTCCCGTGGTATCGCAGAAGTAATAACCCATCACTATACACAAAATATTGACCTTCGGGATGCTAAAACGGTTTTGAGTAATAGTGGTACCGCAATAATGGGTAGTGCTCATGCAAGCGGTGGCACCCGTGCCACAGACGCTATTATGAAAGCGCTGGATTCCCCGTTATTGAACGACAATAAAATACGCGGATCTAAAAACGTGCTGTTACTTATCGTTTCGGGAGAGGAAGAGATCACAATTGATGAAATAGGGGAAATCAACGACCACATCCAGGATGAAGCTGGCCATAGCGCAAATATCATTATGGGTGTAGGTGAAGATGAGAGTCTGGGTGACGCTATATCTGTAACTATTATCGCCACTGGTTTTAACGTAGAGCAGCAAAACGAAATCGTAAATACCGAAACAAAAAAAATCATCCATACCCTGGAGGATGAACAAAAGGCACAGCACGAGCTTTCTCCAAAAAAACTGGGAGGAAGTATAAATTTCCCCGCGACCTCAAAAAAGGATGATGAAAAAAAGGAAGATAAAATCGTTAAGCATACCCTGGATGATGCGGTAGATCCTATGGAAATCATGATGCCGTCGCCCAAGAAAGAAGAGCCCCGGGAATTGAAGAAACCAGATTTTATAGCTACCACTTCCGTGATCAGGGATATTATGGTAGAGTATGAAGAAGTATTTGCCCCGCAGGTGCAAGAGCTTTTTATGGAAGAAGAGGATGATGATGACTTTGAGATCGTGAGCATAGATGCACCCGCCCAGGAAGAAGAGGTAATGGATATGTTTGAAGAAGAGGAGGAGCAGTTTACACTTTCTTTTGATATGCCCTTGAACGACAATGCTAACGAAGCAGGAGAAAGAGAAGATGAGGCAGAGATTGTTTATGATCTTGCCGATGATGACCTTCGGAATATAGAGGTTAAAAACCCCATCGAGATCATATCAATGACCGAAGTGGATAGGGAGGGCGAAAAGCGCTACAGCCTAGATGATTATATGGATTTTGAAGAGCAAATGAACAATGCGAAACCAAAAGCCACTGCGAGAGAAGAAGAACCTATGGTTTTTGAGAAAAAAACCATAGCCCCGCAAAAGGAAGAGGATACCGAAGAAGATAAAGATGAGGATCCCATGAACAGTCCTATCTCAAAGTTAATGAGCGAGCGCGCGGCAGAGCGTAGACGTATGCTAAAAGAATTCAATTATAAATTCAGTAATAATCATACTCGCATTGATGAAATAGAAAGACAGCCAGCGTATAAAAGAATGGGCGTGAATTTAGACGATAAACCTTCTGGTCACTCAAATATTTCCAGAACCTCTTTAAGTTCAGATGAAGATGGTATCAAATTGAGAAGCAATAATTCTTTTTTGCATGATAATGTAGATTAA
- a CDS encoding helix-turn-helix domain-containing protein: MLHININDSNPFVEFLEAFQKVLGGELKMFDNEQLLSVFNKKAQGHLKCVPCNGGVGLIEFDISFKEDLCLDINTSELNFLYFIYSLDGQFKVESRADNDDKIFIKKFESVIISLERPSGNRIYFEAGQKLNLTIIALNGQLYRERHKITIKNKDPLNELFASGKENPIAFLGNCDLKIAEFVKELQAITADGLIRKILIENKINEILALHLQHFLDYGNSEKLIDLSKGELTKAMDISDYIKEQPVQPHSIDSLSAKSGLSPAKLQKSFKYLYGYTVSDYVRHLRLLKSEDLIKTTDLSISEIVYAVGFNSRSYFSKIFKEKYQYSPKQYQKLFRVTTV; encoded by the coding sequence ATGCTGCATATAAATATTAACGACTCAAACCCCTTCGTGGAATTTCTAGAAGCTTTTCAGAAAGTCTTGGGGGGAGAGCTCAAAATGTTTGATAATGAACAGCTTCTTTCAGTATTCAATAAGAAAGCCCAGGGCCATCTCAAGTGTGTTCCCTGTAATGGGGGCGTAGGGTTGATAGAATTTGATATTTCTTTTAAAGAGGATTTATGTTTAGATATCAATACCTCAGAGCTAAACTTTCTTTACTTTATTTATAGCCTCGACGGTCAATTCAAAGTGGAGTCCAGGGCAGATAACGATGATAAGATTTTTATTAAAAAGTTTGAGTCTGTGATTATTAGTCTGGAACGCCCTAGCGGAAACCGTATATATTTTGAAGCCGGCCAGAAATTAAACCTCACTATTATTGCCCTAAATGGTCAGCTTTATAGGGAGAGGCACAAAATCACTATTAAGAACAAAGATCCTTTAAATGAACTTTTTGCCAGCGGAAAAGAGAACCCCATTGCTTTCTTGGGGAATTGCGATCTAAAGATCGCAGAATTTGTAAAAGAATTACAGGCGATTACGGCAGATGGGCTTATTAGAAAAATATTGATAGAGAATAAGATAAACGAAATTCTTGCATTACACCTGCAGCATTTTCTTGATTATGGAAATTCAGAAAAGCTAATTGACCTTTCTAAAGGCGAACTTACCAAGGCAATGGATATTTCAGATTATATAAAGGAACAACCGGTACAGCCACACAGTATAGATAGCCTCAGTGCAAAAAGCGGTTTATCACCTGCTAAACTGCAAAAATCTTTCAAATATCTTTACGGCTATACGGTCTCTGATTATGTGCGACACTTACGTCTTTTAAAGTCCGAAGATCTAATCAAAACAACAGATCTCAGCATTTCTGAAATTGTCTATGCCGTAGGCTTTAATAGTAGAAGCTATTTTTCCAAGATCTTCAAGGAAAAGTATCAATACAGTCCTAAACAATATCAAAAACTTTTCAGGGTGACCACCGTATAA
- the pyrF gene encoding orotidine-5'-phosphate decarboxylase, with protein MKIDDLIQQIQLKKSFLCIGLDTDLDKIPKHLKDGEDALFQFNKAIIDATHHLAVAYKPNIAFYEAYGLQGWEALKKTIEYLNENHPEIFTIADAKRGDIGNTSTRYAKAFFEDLAFDSVTVAPYMGSDSVEPFLAFENKHTIMLALTSNPGAFDFQTKEMEGEELYKKVLKTSKTWKNTQNLMYVVGATKAEYFAEIRKIIPNSFLLVPGIGAQGGNLQEVCKFGMNENVGLLVNSSRGIIYASAEKDFAEAAAIEAEKVQQEMAQILSKRGI; from the coding sequence GTGAAAATTGATGACCTTATCCAACAAATTCAGCTGAAAAAATCCTTTCTATGTATTGGTTTAGACACAGATCTGGATAAAATTCCGAAGCATTTAAAAGACGGCGAAGACGCACTTTTTCAGTTTAATAAAGCTATTATTGATGCCACACACCATCTGGCTGTTGCGTACAAACCCAATATAGCATTCTATGAAGCCTACGGTCTTCAGGGCTGGGAGGCACTCAAAAAAACCATTGAATATCTTAATGAAAATCACCCGGAAATTTTTACGATCGCTGATGCGAAGCGCGGCGATATAGGGAATACTTCTACACGTTACGCAAAGGCGTTCTTTGAAGATCTCGCGTTTGACTCCGTAACCGTGGCGCCTTATATGGGCAGCGATTCCGTTGAGCCTTTTCTGGCTTTTGAAAACAAGCATACGATTATGCTCGCACTTACCTCAAACCCTGGGGCGTTTGATTTTCAAACGAAAGAAATGGAGGGGGAAGAATTGTATAAAAAGGTTTTAAAGACTTCAAAAACCTGGAAAAACACTCAAAATCTTATGTACGTCGTGGGCGCTACAAAGGCTGAATATTTTGCTGAAATCCGAAAAATAATACCAAATTCTTTTTTGCTTGTACCGGGAATTGGGGCCCAGGGCGGAAACCTACAGGAGGTTTGTAAATTTGGAATGAACGAGAACGTGGGGCTCCTGGTAAATTCATCCCGCGGAATTATCTATGCTTCAGCCGAAAAGGATTTTGCAGAAGCCGCCGCCATAGAAGCTGAAAAAGTACAGCAGGAAATGGCTCAAATCCTATCAAAAAGGGGTATTTAA
- a CDS encoding ABC transporter substrate-binding protein: protein MEYKDQLGRTLKLDSTPRKIVCLVPSLSELLVDLGLENTLVGVTKFCVHPEHLRAEKTVVGGTKTVHFDRIMDLKPEIILCNKEENTQEIVSECDKIAPTHVSDLKNLEDVYALIIQYGKLFDVLEKSQILIENIKQKALNFQGNLSNTVRLKTAYLIWKNPYMVAGNDTFIDFLLEINGFTNIFAQKQSRYPEIEPQELKEADLVLLSSEPFPFKQKHIDLLKAHTSARIMLVDGEYFSWYGSRLLGAFAYFEKLQNLIKTDSSSKGLQSH from the coding sequence ATGGAATATAAAGATCAGTTGGGCAGAACGTTGAAGTTGGATAGCACTCCCAGAAAGATCGTTTGCCTTGTTCCTAGCCTTAGTGAATTACTTGTAGATCTTGGTTTGGAAAATACGTTGGTAGGAGTCACCAAATTTTGTGTCCACCCAGAGCACCTGCGTGCAGAAAAAACAGTCGTAGGAGGCACAAAAACGGTTCATTTTGACCGAATAATGGATCTAAAACCAGAAATTATCCTCTGTAACAAGGAAGAGAATACACAGGAAATTGTATCAGAATGTGATAAAATTGCCCCAACGCATGTTTCCGACCTTAAAAATCTAGAAGATGTTTATGCGCTGATTATTCAATATGGAAAACTATTTGACGTGCTTGAAAAGTCCCAAATATTGATAGAAAATATAAAGCAAAAAGCGCTCAATTTTCAAGGGAATTTATCAAATACAGTACGTTTAAAGACCGCGTATCTGATATGGAAAAATCCCTATATGGTTGCCGGAAACGATACTTTTATTGACTTTCTTCTGGAGATCAACGGTTTTACTAACATCTTTGCTCAAAAACAAAGCAGATATCCCGAAATTGAACCACAAGAGTTAAAGGAAGCCGATCTGGTTTTGCTTTCTTCAGAACCTTTTCCTTTTAAGCAAAAACATATTGACCTATTGAAAGCACATACTTCTGCCAGGATTATGCTGGTGGATGGGGAGTATTTCAGCTGGTACGGCAGCCGTCTGCTGGGCGCATTTGCGTATTTTGAAAAACTACAAAACCTAATCAAAACCGACTCTTCATCTAAAGGATTGCAATCCCATTAG
- a CDS encoding carbohydrate kinase family protein — translation MANQLKIVVAGPIPRDTISTYTNDIIMRYGCVTHPVIALAKLLDGKGVVAPVTNIHKKDLDGIASEFKPWENIDLSGINTLEDRGTVIMLDFKDQNNREEKQLACMNPILPKHIKEHLDADAFVFVPITDFEISLSTLRTIKEKSEGIIVFDAHGATTAMDVTGKRHRKFWVDRDEWLPYIDVLKMNLEESQCMWFSREYDHEIPSIYDENHTDHLEELAEHVLDQGVSYFYITMDSRGCILYQRKNGETVKEWIASVPVGMVVDTTGCGDSFAGGLAYGFARYNDAIKAGQFANILGARRTQGKDWDVFKNAEETETIRKKTYDTV, via the coding sequence ATGGCAAATCAGTTAAAAATAGTCGTAGCCGGCCCTATACCGCGCGATACCATTTCTACCTATACGAATGATATTATCATGCGTTACGGTTGCGTAACCCATCCCGTAATCGCCCTGGCAAAACTATTAGATGGCAAGGGCGTGGTTGCTCCCGTGACCAATATCCATAAAAAAGATCTCGACGGAATAGCTTCTGAATTTAAGCCATGGGAAAACATCGATCTTTCCGGAATAAACACGTTAGAAGACCGGGGCACGGTGATTATGCTGGATTTTAAGGATCAAAACAACCGAGAGGAAAAGCAGCTCGCCTGCATGAACCCTATTTTACCGAAACATATAAAGGAACATTTAGATGCTGATGCGTTTGTGTTTGTTCCCATAACAGATTTTGAAATATCGTTGAGCACGCTGCGTACCATTAAAGAAAAAAGTGAAGGCATTATCGTTTTTGACGCTCATGGCGCCACGACTGCCATGGACGTAACCGGAAAAAGACATCGCAAATTTTGGGTAGATCGTGATGAGTGGCTTCCCTATATTGATGTATTAAAGATGAACCTGGAAGAATCGCAGTGCATGTGGTTTTCCAGGGAATATGATCATGAGATCCCATCTATTTATGATGAAAATCATACAGATCACCTTGAAGAACTTGCTGAGCATGTTCTGGATCAAGGCGTCTCTTATTTTTATATCACTATGGATTCCCGTGGGTGTATTCTCTACCAACGTAAAAATGGTGAAACCGTAAAAGAATGGATCGCTTCTGTTCCCGTGGGGATGGTCGTGGACACTACAGGTTGTGGCGATTCTTTTGCCGGCGGACTTGCCTATGGTTTTGCGCGCTACAATGATGCCATAAAAGCAGGTCAATTTGCTAATATTCTGGGGGCACGACGTACGCAGGGCAAGGACTGGGATGTATTTAAAAATGCAGAAGAAACCGAAACAATCAGAAAAAAAACTTACGATACGGTCTAA
- the prfA gene encoding peptide chain release factor 1: protein MLEKLNIVKQRFDEVSDLIIQPDIISDQKRYIALNKEYKDLRALMDEREKYLKHNQRIEEADEIIKDGGDDEMVEMARMQLEEAKGEIPKLEEKIRMMLVPKDPEDSKNAVMEIRAGTGGDEASIFAGDIYRMYMKYCESKGWKTSTIDYSEGTSGGFKEIQVEITGEEVYGTLKFEAGVHRVQRVPQTETQGRVHTSAATVMVFPEAEEFDVEIDPKDVRIDYFCSSGPGGQSVNTTYSAVRLTHTPTGLVAQCQDQKSQHKNKEKAFKVLRSRLYDMELAKRQEEESAKRGSMVTSGDRSAKIRTYNYPQGRVTDHRINLTLYDLSNIIDGDVQRIIDELQLVSNTEKLKETGETF from the coding sequence ATGTTAGAGAAATTAAATATAGTAAAGCAACGTTTTGATGAAGTGAGTGATTTGATCATCCAGCCAGATATCATCAGCGACCAGAAAAGATATATAGCCCTCAATAAGGAATATAAAGATTTAAGGGCGCTAATGGATGAGCGTGAAAAATACCTTAAGCACAATCAGCGTATCGAGGAGGCAGATGAGATCATTAAAGACGGTGGTGATGATGAGATGGTAGAAATGGCGCGTATGCAACTCGAAGAAGCAAAAGGGGAAATCCCGAAGCTTGAAGAGAAAATTCGTATGATGCTCGTTCCTAAAGATCCTGAGGATAGCAAGAACGCGGTAATGGAAATACGTGCCGGTACCGGGGGCGACGAAGCCAGTATTTTTGCAGGTGACATCTACCGCATGTACATGAAATATTGTGAGAGCAAGGGCTGGAAAACCAGTACCATAGATTACAGTGAGGGAACCAGCGGCGGTTTTAAGGAAATCCAGGTAGAAATTACTGGTGAAGAAGTTTACGGTACACTTAAATTTGAAGCGGGCGTGCACCGCGTGCAGCGTGTACCGCAGACAGAAACGCAGGGTCGTGTACATACAAGTGCTGCTACGGTAATGGTTTTTCCGGAGGCCGAAGAATTTGATGTGGAGATCGACCCCAAAGATGTGCGAATTGACTATTTCTGTTCTTCTGGTCCGGGTGGTCAGTCGGTAAACACGACTTATTCCGCAGTGCGTTTAACGCATACGCCCACAGGGCTTGTTGCGCAATGTCAGGATCAAAAATCCCAACATAAAAACAAAGAGAAAGCATTTAAGGTTTTACGTTCCAGATTATACGATATGGAACTTGCCAAAAGACAGGAAGAGGAGTCGGCCAAACGTGGATCTATGGTTACCAGTGGTGACCGTAGTGCAAAAATACGTACTTACAATTACCCACAGGGACGCGTTACAGATCACCGTATCAACCTTACGCTTTACGATTTGTCAAATATTATAGATGGCGATGTGCAGCGTATTATTGACGAACTCCAACTGGTAAGCAACACCGAAAAATTAAAAGAAACAGGGGAAACCTTCTAA
- a CDS encoding GatB/YqeY domain-containing protein, whose translation MSLQTSIMSAMKEAMKAKDQNALTSLRAIKSEILKAQTETGSKKEISEDEELKLLQKLVKQRKDSAAIYKEQGREDLAKDELDQVEVIEGFLPEQLSEEKIEAEVDAIIAETGASGMQDMGKVMGIASQKLAGKADGKTISGIVKKKLA comes from the coding sequence ATGAGTTTGCAGACCAGTATAATGAGCGCAATGAAAGAAGCCATGAAGGCCAAGGATCAAAATGCCCTGACTTCATTGCGTGCCATCAAGTCTGAAATTTTAAAGGCGCAGACCGAAACAGGATCTAAGAAAGAGATCTCTGAAGATGAAGAATTAAAACTACTTCAAAAGCTTGTTAAGCAACGTAAGGACAGTGCCGCCATATACAAAGAACAAGGACGCGAAGATCTTGCAAAAGATGAGCTGGACCAGGTTGAGGTGATAGAAGGTTTTCTGCCAGAGCAGCTTAGTGAGGAAAAAATTGAAGCAGAAGTTGACGCGATAATTGCCGAAACTGGAGCTTCGGGAATGCAGGATATGGGTAAAGTTATGGGGATCGCTTCTCAAAAACTGGCCGGTAAAGCAGATGGCAAGACTATTTCTGGTATTGTAAAGAAAAAACTGGCTTAA
- a CDS encoding DUF4197 domain-containing protein — protein sequence MKKILAILLVFTLYGCAELQSVVGGMPQIGVDNQLIATGLRQALDKGIEEQVNKLTEQNGFYNNELARILLPPELQKVDKTLRTIGLGSLADEGIKALNSAATDAVGQATPIFVAAVKDITFTDARNILLGGDRSATNYLEERTREQLYAKFNPTIKSSFEKVGAAKIWSDLITRYNNVPLTTNVNPDLIDYVTKEALDGVFNMIAVEEKDIRTSTVARTTTVLQRVFALQD from the coding sequence ATGAAAAAAATACTCGCGATTCTTTTAGTATTTACCCTTTACGGCTGTGCCGAATTACAGAGCGTAGTTGGCGGTATGCCACAAATAGGCGTTGACAATCAACTTATTGCAACTGGCCTGCGCCAGGCACTTGATAAAGGTATTGAAGAACAAGTAAATAAACTCACGGAACAAAACGGATTTTACAACAACGAACTTGCACGGATCCTTTTACCGCCAGAGTTACAAAAAGTGGATAAAACCTTGCGCACCATAGGTTTGGGAAGTCTTGCTGACGAGGGGATCAAAGCACTCAATAGTGCTGCCACAGATGCTGTGGGACAGGCAACACCTATATTTGTGGCCGCCGTAAAAGACATAACCTTTACAGATGCCCGAAATATTCTTCTGGGTGGGGACCGTAGTGCCACAAATTATCTTGAAGAGCGTACGAGAGAGCAGCTATACGCAAAATTCAACCCAACTATAAAATCTTCTTTTGAAAAAGTGGGAGCGGCAAAAATATGGAGCGACCTTATCACACGCTACAATAATGTACCATTGACCACAAATGTGAATCCAGATTTGATAGATTATGTTACAAAAGAAGCGTTAGATGGGGTTTTCAATATGATCGCCGTAGAAGAAAAAGACATCCGCACCTCTACCGTCGCCCGTACAACCACCGTATTGCAGCGTGTTTTCGCATTGCAAGATTAA